The Gossypium hirsutum isolate 1008001.06 chromosome D07, Gossypium_hirsutum_v2.1, whole genome shotgun sequence genome includes the window TAATTCCGGGAATGGATTGACTTGTTGAGTATTGGGTCAGTCTAGACTGTGCAACCAAGAAAGTTACTCTGAGATCGAATGAGAATGATGAAGTAGTAATGGTTGGTGAGTGTCGAGATTACCTTTCTAATGTAATCTCAGCTCTTGTAGCAGATAAGTTAGTCCGGAAAAGGTGCGAGGCATACCTTATGTATCTGGTTCTGTTCTCGCAAAACTTTTGATGGAAGATATCCGAACCATGAGGGAATTCCCAGATGCCTTTCCCGAGGAATTTCCCAAAGTACCTCCGGatagagaagtggagtttggaattgaTCTATTATCAGGTACTACTCCGGTAACTATTGCGCCCTACCGCATGGCACCGAAAGAGTTGACCGAGCTAAAAGTGCTACTTCAGGAACTCCTTGATAGGGGATTCATTCGAccgagtgtgtctccgtggggggcGTCTGtgttgtttgttaagaagaaagatgggtcgatgagggtGTACAAAGATTACCGGTAGTTAAACAAGTTGAAAATCAAGAATAATTACCAGTTACCAAgaattgacgacttgtttgaccagtttcgaGGAGCATCCATTTTCTCCAAAATTGATTTGTGCTTCGGTTACCATCAGTTCAAAGTCAATGAGGCTGATGTGTACAAAACTATTGTCAGGACTTGTTATAGACattacgagttcttggtgatgcttTTTGGTTTAATGAATGCCTCGAcgacttttatggatttaatgaatcgggtgcTCCAATCGTACTTAGATAAATTTTTAgtggtttttatcgatgatatcttgatctactctaaaattgaaaatgagcatGATGATTATTTTCGCATTGTACTCTAGATACTccgagaaaaatagttgtattcCAAGTTTAGTAACTGCGAGTTTTGGTTGCAGGAAGTCacttttctaggtcatgtagTGACGGTGGAGGGGATCCGAGTTGATACCAAGAACATAGAAGCTATTGTTGAgtaaaaacaaccaaaaaatgTATCTAAGCTTCGTAGTTTCCTAGGTTTCgccggttactatcgaaggttcGTCTAAGGATTTTCTCTAATTGCGTCACCTCTGACGAAGCTGCTACGTAAGAATGCTTCATTCGTGTGGTCTGAGGCACAACAGTCTAGTTTTGATAAACTCAAGTTTGTTCTGACACAAGCTCCTATCTTAGTTCAACCGAAATCAGGTCGGGAGTTTGTGCTGTACAAGGATGCTTCACATGTTGGGTTaggatgtgtgcttatgcaagacgGTAAGGGGGTCGTGTATACGTCGCGACAACTTAAGACACACGAGGGTAACTACCCTACGCACGGTCTTGAGCTAGTTGCGGTTGTGTTTGTTCTGAAAAAATAGAGACACTATCTGATGGTGAAAGGTGTATTATTTATGctgatcacaagagtctcaaatatttgctaacccaaaaagaattaaatcttCAGTAGCACCGATGGGTTGAGTTACTTAAAGACTACGATTGCACGATAGagtaccatccgggtaaggctaatgtggtagctgatgcccTTAGTCGTAGAGCGATGACTGATCTAAGAGCAATGTTAGCTTGTCTGAGTTTGGTTGAGGATGGAGGGATGTTGGCTGAATTGCAGGTAAAACCGATTTGGGTGGAGCAGATTTGAACTAAACAGTTGAGCGATAAGTCCTTAGTTCAATGTCTGTAACATGTTGATTCAAACAAGACTTTCGATTTTAGCTTGAATAACGATAATGTGCTATGCTTCAAAGGTCAGATTTGTATACCCAATGACAAGGAGTTAAGGCATTCAATCCTACAAGTGGCATATAATAGTCCTTATGCTATACATCCTGGTGGGAATAAAATGTATTGGGATATTTGAGAACTCTACCAGTGGCCCGGACTGAAACGGGAGATAGTCGCTTTTGTGTCCCACTATCTGACATGCCACTATTTGAGAACTCTTCCATCTAGGTTGCTTCAACCAGTTAAAATTCCTCAATGGAAGTGGGAGTGGATAAtgatggattttgttagtgggttgcctttaaccctaactaagaaagattcaatttgggttatcattgatcgattgactaaatcagccCACTTCATACCCATTCGGACAGATTACTCCTTACAGCTGTTGGCTAAATTGTATATCGCCAAAATTATGAGACTACACAGAATTCCAGTCTCGATCATCTCTGATAGAGATCCGCGATTTacgtctcggttctggaagaaactCCATGAGGCCTTAGGAACTCGACTTAATTTCAGCACTACGtatcaccctcagaccgatggacAGTCAGAAAAGGTTATTTAGATCCTAGAGGATATGCTTCAGGGTTGCGTAATAGATTTCAAGGGTAGTTGGGAGGAATACCTACCGTTGgtggagtttgcatacaataacaactTTCAGtttagtattcagatggcaccctacgaggctttatatggtcgtaagtgccaTATTCCGTTATGTTGGATATAAATAAGTGAATGTCAGATTTTGGGCCCTGAGTTAGCTTCTAAAACTGAAAACACTGTGAGAGTAATTCGAGACTGTCTGAAAGCTGCATCTGATCAACAGAAGTCCTATGCTAATTTAGTAAGAAAATGCATCGAGTTTTCTGTTGGTGATCAAGTTTTCCTGAGAGTATTACCGTGGAAAAAGGTCTTCCGTTTCAGACGCAAGGGCAAGATAAGCctgaggtttattgggccttatcgtaTCTTAAAGCGTGTCAGACCCGTTGCATATCAGTTAGAATTACCACCGGAGCTGGATcgaattcacgatgtgtttcatgtctcgatgctgaGATGGTATCAATTAGATCCGTCACATATTATTACTGTCGACGAGATTGAATTGCGACTGGATTTAACATTCGAAGAGGAATTTGTCCAGATATTGGAATTTGATGTTAAAATGCTGAGGAAGAAAACCATTCctctagtgaaagttttgtggcggAACCACGgtactgaggaagccacgtgaGAATCGGAAGAATCAATTTGACGGCTGTATCCGTATCTGTTTGACTTAAgtaaaatttcgaggctgaaatttttttagggggagagagttgtaacggcctaaaattttgagaatttaattatGAGAATCTACGGTAATTAATTTCGATATCTCTGGTTTTATGCTCTGCTTTTGTGTTTAAGGTCTGAAGTTCGAATTGTATCGTTAAAAGTTTTGTTGTTTTAAAATCAGCCCATAATCATATGTTACCTGGTTAAGTTGAATTCAGTGTGAAACTGTGTAAaaaatgagcttgctggttctcTGGTTAAGCATTTATCTGTATTCTGTTAGGTCTCGTGTTCAAGTCCCGAAGGTTTCCAATAAGGAAAATTTTTGTCAAATGTTAGAAATCTGCTTGGAAGTTAGAAAATTAAATAACGATAGTTCCTTcttccttatttttttaatttcttcttcttcctcatttctatcttctttttcttcttttttgttttcattattttgcTAATCGGGTCATAGAGGAATACGAGATTAATGGAAATTCTATTATTAGTCACTAGTCAGAAGGCAATTGGGTAAGCAATTGTCAATGTAAGAGTCTTCGCGATGTTTCTTTGTTTCATAACTTGCTTTGAATGGAGTATTTTTGTGAGCTGCAA containing:
- the LOC121219162 gene encoding uncharacterized protein, giving the protein MTDLRAMLACLSLVEDGGMLAELQLLAKLYIAKIMRLHRIPVSIISDRDPRFTSRFWKKLHEALGTRLNFSTTYHPQTDGQSEKILGPELASKTENTVRVIRDCLKAASDQQKSYANLVRKCIEFSVGDQVFLRVLPWKKVFRFRRKGKISLRFIGPYRILKRVRPVAYQLELPPELDRIHDVFHVSMLRWYQLDPSHIITVDEIELRLDLTFEEEFVQILEFDVKMLRKKTIPLVKVLWRNHGTEEAT